TGAACAATTGTTTAAAACTTTTTCTCAAGTGAGTTACAAAAAGTAGAAGTAGCCTTTGTAGTGTAGAAAGTCTTGCAAAAATATTCAAAGTCAGAGTTCCAGAAGACAATATAAGACTTTATTGGAAGAAACAATAAAGCCGAGATGCCTGCAGAACATCTGACCAGTTCACTCGCAGCTCAGTTTTATGTTTTCAACCTCTAATCTTATTGTAGGAGTTCTCTTCCCAAAACTCCCAaaagcccggtacacaccaagctGACGGTCGCCTGTCGGGCCGCCGAGCAGCATGTGTCGAGCtagtttgtttggtgtgttcCACACGTCGGCGGAAGTGCgaactctgattggatgttcAGTTTATGGCAAGCTCACGCTACATGATTGAAAGATTTTGCTGAATCACTGTGTTGCTCACACTTCGCAACAAGATTTCTTCTCATCTGTCGTCGTCTTGTCATAGCTGCGAGCATAATACACAACACAACGCTAACGAGGGGCCCATACTACAAAACATTCAGTGAAGAGGTGTTCCCGACCATCAGCGAAAATACGTTTTCTCACATAAATTCTCGCGAGCAACTACAGCGATTACAGGCCATATCTTCAAGCATGGACGATCAACTGGCCCTTCAATTGGTCTGTGCAGTTATTTTATCTGAAAGAAAGAAACCACGACAAAAGAAAATATGGCAGAAACAACTGCTTGGAAGACGTGGACAACATGGACTGTCAGCAGGGGAGACACTTTTTTGTATTTCCTTCAGTTTCTTAGAGACAGTTTTTTGTGGAAAGGcaaaattttaatacattaaaccCACATCTGTCAGATACTCACCCACATTGCTGTAACATGCATACGTATGATAATATATGTACAATTACCCTAGCAGGGATGGTTgcaacattcattaaaatgtaataataaaaaacattatataacatattgcaatttctttattttatttgtgaacagaCAAATTGTAAATtggttaaattgttaaattggcCGTATAAAGACAAAGACTAGTAAAAGAACAAGTAACAACCACGTTTTGGTTAATTATTGGGCCTACAAAAAATTtgaacaacaaaatatttttaatgaaaatttactgaacTACTTCTGTGAACACCTGAactgaactgtgtgtgtgtgtgtgtgtgtgtgtgtgtgtgtaaggtaGTGTATGTGACAGAGAGAGGTtaagagagaaagaaattaGTCCACATCAGACTCGCAGTTGTGGTAAGTATAATTGGCTCCCCCATCAGTACAGGCCTGGTGAGCCAGCAATGTACCCAAACCTCTCTTCTCCAAACAAACAATGCAGAAGTACTCTTCTTTGTCAGAGTCAGTGTCATTGTCTaggttttttgtctttttagtttttttccctgttgttttgattttattttcatttaaatttctcCTAGTTTTCTGGTGCTTCTTTTCCAATTCCAATGCCTCTTTCTCTGGGGTATCTGTAAGAATTGCAGTCTTCCGCTTTCTCTTCccttttgtgatttttcttgGTCCAAAGACAACCTTTTTCAACACTTTCTTGTTtacatacacttttttttttatatacctTCTTCTTGCTTACCTCTTTGGTGTTTAGACCATAGAGTAGATCAGCTGCAGTTTTTAAGTATTCTGCAAGGCTCTTTTCttgctgttctgaaaagacCCTCCTGGGAGTCCAGTACCCTGCCTTTGCCTCCTCTCCTGGGCCTggcttctctctcttttttataAACCGATAGAGGGTTCACAAAAACAGTTTAGACAGTATGAGAAATATtcagaacataaaaaaaataaataaatacaaattacctCACAATTTGCTTTTTCCTGAAGGAATGGTCAAATATGGCTGATTTCTTTCAGATCGGGGGAGGGGCTAACTGAACATGCATATGAGAGTCATCACTCTAGCTCATTCCTGATTGGAggaataagtaatgttgcaactgcCCTACTGACGAAAGAGTTGGAGGTAATTAAACAGTACAATGAAATGTGgtattatataggcctacacaATCAATGCCtttgttaaatttatttaaatttaatctaGTTAGTTGATTTGATTCATTTGTGGCTTTTCGTTTCTGTTCATAAGGATGCATGATAAGACTGTTTATACCATCTGCACTGTGATTGGCTTTATTAGTTCCACCTTGTCATTGTGTCGATCACATTACGAGATCATTACGAGatcacatatatatttatatatgtatgtatatatatatttttttgaaagtcaTGTATTCTGTTGCAAAACTATTAGAAACCCAACAACCCACAAATCAACACAGTTCCTCCAAATGTTGCCTCAGCAACAAAGAATGTCATATGGAATATGTCTcaacaatatttgagaaaatGCACTATATCAGCTTGAATTGTAAACTTTTCTTCACTTCACctcaaaatttttatttttaacaattcttTACATATGTATTATGCAAACAAGCAGCTcctatttatttgtatggtgAAAGCTTTTTGACAGCATTACGtttaaataacatatttcaaatcagaaaatattctgacaataatgttacagtaaattaaatatgcatatttaGCTCTGGCTTCATCTTGAATATGTGATATCTGTTTAATCGAAACTGCAGAGgatacaaataaacattttcatgcAATCAATCTCATCTAAAAACTTGCTTataaaaagatttattaaaCTTTAGATTCACACTCAGCATCTGCAGTCTTTGCAATGGAATTACAGCTTTCTTCTCTAGTGCCTTGCTGTGAGAGACTTTGGCCTTCTTCCAAAAGTGCTCTATGAAAAATCCCAGACAGGCTTTGGTTGCAGCGTCGACGAACATCCAGTCCCATGCAGAAATACAGAACCGGGTTAATGCAGCTGTTGAAATAAGCTAAGTGTGAAGCCATAGTCCATCCTTCTTTTACTGCCTTGTTGTCTTTATTCACCAACTTGACCAGCCCTATAAAGTGGTATGGAGCCCAACATAAGAAAAAGGCACAGACCAATACAGCAAGAATCCGAAGAGGCCTCGATTTTCCAGAGAGCCGCGTTCTGCGTATCCCAACAGCAGCTAGTATGTAACAGATAAGGATGACCAGGAAGGGCAACAAGAATCCACAGATGAAACGAATGCAGTAGTAGACATACTTTGCTGAATTGTCACCTGCTTCTGCTCCTTTCTCCTGAAaatcaaattataaatacacatttacatatttgttacattttattgtataattaattacataataatatgAAAGGTGATTCATGCAGTAACCTTCAGTGAGCATTGGCTCAAGTTGTTCTTGTGAGGAAAAATTTGTCGGTACACATAGTACGGTGAACTAAAGATCACCGCCACAATCCAAACTCCCACACTGACCACCCGAGCGGCACATAACGTCCGTCGTTCTCTGGTGAGCACTGGACACCAGACGCAGAGCGCTCGATCTACACTGATGACAGCCAGAAGAAAAACACTGCAGAACATGTTGGCGTACTTGAAGAAACCAGTGAACTTGCAGAGAAAAACTCCAAAAGGCCAATGGTCATAGAAAATGATTTTGATGAGAGAAGTGACTCGTGTCAGGCAGAAGATCAGGTCCGCTACGGCGAGATTAACCAGCCAAACGTTAGTGACGGTGGGTTTTATGCGGAAGCTAGCCATCCAGATGACCAAAGAGTTCCCGGTGGTGCCGAAGAAAACAATGATGGTGAGGAAGACAATGCTGAACTTATTCACAATGTCTCCAGTGTCCACTGTAGTGTTCACATGGTGATGGGAGTGATGGAGAGGAGTTGTGTTGGAGGTCATTCTACAATCAAGATAGATAAATGTATTAAGGTTCCTTCAGTTGGTCTGTTTATCAGTAGTTTGTTTACAACAATAAAGACTATGTTGCCATGGGTTTCCACAGGAATTTCTAAAATGCTCagataacattttcataattttgtaCGTGAAGGTTGCACCATAATCTAAAATCGGACAAGAGAAAACCCCCATTGTGAACATTAGTGtattcaaaatgtgttttttttttttttctttctgatcTTGAAAGAACTGCAAGATAAACACAACTGGTAGGGTTTATAgttatagattttgaattatTCCTTATAGATACAAACGTTTGGaatttcagaaatcattgtgtAAATGTCTAATTGTCTTTAATTGCAaggttacatatatatatatatataaaaccagtATTGATGTGGGTGTTCTTACCTGTTTTTACAAAACCAAAATACTGCTGCAGTAATCCTTTGCGAATGAGTTAGCTGGACTAAAACTTTATGTgactaaaatgtcatttttgatgaATCAATCAGTGGCTAGTTCTTTGAGTGGTTCTCTTCAGACAAAGAAGGGACAAAccaaattatacatttgtctATGTCTCCTCCCCCTTCCTGTTTGTCCCTTTATGAATATGTTCTAAGAATGTTGGAAGATGTATAAAAGGCAAATGGTATCCAGTTAAATGTTGTCTGTACTGTATGTCTAATATTCAAGTCCACTTATTGATGCTGAAGTTTATCTTGGTGCTCCTGCTGTTCAGGTTTTATGATCATGACATAatctttttcatgttttagCAGTCTTATTTTTTAAGTCTTTCATTAAAGGGTCACGAAACCCCCTTTTTTCAGCACTGGTCTTTCACACCTTAGATCTGAAAAAGACTCGGGCATGTAAAACTGTGGAAAAGTGGGAGTGTAGAGGGTGGGAAGAGGGGAGAAAACAACCAATAAAACACAGAcctacaaaaatgtgttttagggtttcatgaccctttaaagGTTTACCAGCTTTTCCATTGATGTCTGGTTTTGTGAAGTTCTCTTGTGAAAACGAAAGGTGAATATTGTGATTTGCTTTCACTTTGCTGTAGGTCTGTTTGTTTGGACACAATCCGTCTTTGATGGTCCCTATCATTCAGTTGTAGTTTTCGCTCACAATTCTTCTTGCCATGCTACATGTGTGCAGTCATAATCATGAAGACTGTTGTtcttaaaacacaaaacaattgGGCTGTTAAGGTTCTAAATGTTCCTGCTAATCAGGCTTATGGTATATAtggtatatactgtatatgccaACTAACGATTAACTTTGTTTTTACACTCTCATACCACACATCCTTTTTCTAATTCAGTGCCATTGACATGACATCTGTTTGTATGAGTTCTTGTTTTTCATATGTAGAATATATAGTTAAGAGACAAGGAAGAAGAATGTTGTTTTCCTGAATATTGGCTAAGCGAATGATTCAAATACCTATTCAAGTCACCAGTCACTTATTTTTCCCCcatcattttatatttctatgttcaaaatgtaattaatagaGGTCTATGCACTTTTAAGACAGCTTTGCTTTTGATGTCCTTCGTATGTAAAAGGTAAGTGATTTAAGGGCTATCCAAATACCCACATTTGTGTCTTTGCACTTGACCAGTTGTCTACTTACATgatgtatttcatatatttggACCAAGTGTTCAAGTGGGCATGAAGACTGCAAATCTGATGGGACACATTTATAGCGTAGTGTTTATAGAGCTCCGACGCCGTATTCAAGATGGCTTTAGTGTGCATTGAGGGAGCTGCTCTTTGATGTTTACCTCAGACAGCCTTGCACACTTACCTCTTGTTCTCCAGTGGCCAAGACACAAATTTGGACAGGCCCTTAAATTTAGCAAATTAAGTCTGGAATTCTAGGGTGTTCACATTTCATTGTGCTGACACTTAGTGGTGAGATGTAAAATTGCAGAGAAAAAAATGGAATCTCTTCTGGATTTATCATTTCCAGTGATGTGAGTGGAAAATAGGTTTTTGCTAACAAAGATAAATTGCagcataagttttttttttttttttttgcatagcgATGCATTTATTGCACAGGCCAATACTACAAAAACAATCCAAATAAAAGACAAATTCATATGGTTCCCAATCTTCATGCAGACAAAATTGTGTCCCTTCCCAGTGTTAGCATGATGATAATTTCCACTTTCTCTTTCTGCCTCAGGTGGGCTTGAATACATCATGCTATTATTTACCAAACACAGACATAGGCAAGCAAAACCTATCATTTAAATGTTGTAGGCCTACTGTTGCATgaacatacatacattatatcACATTGTAAGGTCCACGAATTGGCCCAACGGAGGTATCCAATGGTGGATGAAGGTTTCCTGCGTTTTCGGTCTTTTAAGTGAGcaaagtttttaaatttaagtttaaaatctgactccattttattatgatCTCGAATTTAGGTTGAAATGCCAAATGGTTGTtttttcatttctaattattattattctgacatttgattattctatTTCACTCTATAATCGTATTGAATCTCATTAATCTTATTCCTATAACAGTTTGAGTCTCGTACCGGCCGGTATACGGATCTCATATTCACAAACTCATCAGTCTTGGTCGTTAGACAGAGGCGATTGACTAATATTCTGGATGGCTCGTGCAATTAGGCTACTTAGCTCATTCcagaataattttatttagtcCCCATAGATCTTAAGGTAAGACTATATCTAGAGGTCATAACCATTAACCACGTTGACCAACTTAACTTCTTCTAAGTAACTTTATATAATCATGCCGTGATTTCTCACGTACACTTAGTtagaataatattacaataatcaGAGGTTGAGGCTGACCCGAATTTGGGTTGGTCAGCAACACACTGTTGTTCTAAATGGAAAAACCCAATAGCCTCTACAGTCTAAGTATACATAACTAGTGCCAATGTGTTAGCCGGAGCGCTGAAACATTTTAGACCGTTACTAACCTGAGTGCAGATTTGCAATGTTATAGACTTAACACAATTAATTAGAGTCAATGATCTTAGAGTAAGTGagaataaattcaaatgtaacaatttattatcagtcaggtaaatatgtattatgccaATTACATAGCCAATTCAAAGACATCAAATCAATACAAGAAATCAAAttctcaaagatgaatctaagagtaagaTGCATACCTGACTTTAGAAAGATACATAACATAGAGTGTGTGGAAACACTCTACGTTACAGGCTTCTAACTACAGAATCGCCCTGAGCTTTTTGCAGTTTTCACTTAAATACCCAGACCAAGACAAACATTCTCCAAAATGACAGGAACTACCCATTTGAATTTGCATTGATCGAGTCGAGTTAACACCTTTTGGGATAGAAGGCCCATTTTTAACCCATCACTGTTTTTCACACCCAGCTTTGTTTGTCGATCTACACTGGCGTAACCCTAAGCTTCCTGGGCAAGCGGTTCGGAGACTGGCGCTTCTTCTGGTCCTACATACTGGGATGGGTGGCCATGCTCATGACCTTCTTTGCAGGTGATAGAAAGCCTCATAGACGGCTATTTaaagttttgtgtatttttgcgaCTTTGGAGCCCCCCTCAGTTAAGCGAGTGGAATACACTGTCATAATTACAGTGGATAGTGCACACGTGCATTTGTTGCTACCGCATTTTTTAGCGGAAACCCCCTCACCAAACTTATAGACTATTAAACTTACAAAACAAACCATTTGCCTCATTAGAAGTCAGTGTAGCATCAGAATCAGAACTTTGATTGACCTTATGATAAAGTTctgtcacagaaaaaaaaaaagaaaaaacaggatGTGCATGCAGACAAAActcatattaaaaatgcatcacTCTTACAGTCATCTTTATGACAaccacaataaaaatataagtgTGCCTGTTctcattattaaatatatggTGACCTACCAATGGttagaacaaacaaaaaagctaaGTAAACATTATTCTTTCATGTTATTTCCTTTTTAGTTAATATTCAAAGaaacattcacacttttttaaatgtttatgatTTGATAATTGTCTTTGGCAGGGATATTTGTGCCCACAGAATGTATGAATCCAGGAGAGTGGTTGGAAGTCGCTAACCTTAAGAAGAAAAATTGCAAGCAGCAGAAAGTTTTGGCTCAGAAATAATCAGGACCTTCATCAGAACTTAATGTTATaccttaaaaatgcaaaaatacacTGACAAATTAATAGCTTAAACAGcgttaaattacttttttacacatgcacatatatttgcataattcTGCACAGATAAATATACCAGTCTTATTTCacttttcataattattttctgaaaaaaatttcTCTCTTGATATATTGTAGCATTGCAATATATTATGACTTCtcataaacacattttagagCGTCTTGTCTATGCTGTTGGAGAGCTTGCACATGTAGTAGCCTATGTGTAACTgttttgcaataatttcacCTTTAGTGTTGCAGCCTCTTTGCAACTGTTcataagcatttatttcaccATGAGTCCATGAGGAGTAGACTTTCACACCAGCTCAAACACATAGTCAGCAAGTATGGCACATCCTGTGTTAAACACTGTGTATATCAGTCTTATCTGGGCTTTAGTTTTATCACCTCTTTCAAATATGAATTTCCACAGAATGTTTTTGCTTTCTCTCTTTTCATGAATAGAAATGGTCCTTCCTCATCTGAagaattctttaaataaaactttttaccAAGTGAGgtgcaaaaagtaaaaatggcCTTCTGTAAAAAAGTTcacttccttttttttcttttctgaagaCCACTTACTCttgaaaactattaaaaaaacagaattCCCACAAATAGTTAAGAACAGACAACAGTTAAGAAAATCTGAATACATTGTATTTTcttgaatttttgtttttttaacttgcTCAACAATTctttaaattctttattttattatctatttGTATGGGAAAAGGCTGACATTTCCAAAGCTGTTTAGCAAgattatgaataaataacttATTTCAACCATGAAAATAATTTGTCAGCATATAGTATATTAAAATCCTTATTTGGCTCTGGCTTTGTCTTGTAATAtcttttttaatggaaactgtggaggacaggcccggattaacacagtgtagtgccctacggtgaccacatttgaagtACACCATCCCCAAAAATTCATGAGCACCTCCTGATCAATAACAAAAATTTGCCTTCAAATTACTAGGTAATATTTGACTCCTTCAAGTGATTTACAGGGCACCCCCTTCATTTTATTAAGGCTATGTCattgtcaaattcaaaaatgtatatttataagcttttccaaaatttctaaaaaataaataaatagaataagaacaggtagaataagaagaataagttactaatcaaaagaaatcaatattaataaaattagtttccactacaaaggtggcacagaacacaaaagtggcatgtaggtaaatttacagaggctcagaggtgagatggatgttttaaattcataacaatgttatgagattaatgttttaaatatacaattttgaatatagaactatggtttgattgaaatgatttaaataactgaaatgacactttaaacataaaaataaaactgccagtagatggcggcaagtcactgatttttgtcactgaataattcattcaattgattcgtttgaacggctgattcattcaggaatgaagcaagtgactgtctttatgagtgggtaattgaatcactgactcactagattcctttaaaaatgcaggttcattcataaacgaaacaacgctttgtttgaatggagatgcgcagtGGCTCAGCTGTGATATTGTTAAAGTCATAGGCTACTATGTACATCAcgttatattaacttattgtttattgaactgttgttttaatttaatatcacatttacaaacacccttaataatctttaaaaactgtcactcacttcagttcTTCGCAATCTCACAAAGCTCCATAATAATAAacgaagctctctacactgcacaaagaaacttttatttacaccctgtctacactttgtttgttataacgagaggatttgtgagctAAACTTGCAcaactcagcaatgaacaaaagtattttgagcagcgagtggattctgattaacattgcattcaagaaaTCAACATACGTCTGCAATACATTACTCACtgctgcacaaacacg
This portion of the Onychostoma macrolepis isolate SWU-2019 chromosome 19, ASM1243209v1, whole genome shotgun sequence genome encodes:
- the LOC131526215 gene encoding C3a anaphylatoxin chemotactic receptor-like, whose product is MTSNTTPLHHSHHHVNTTVDTGDIVNKFSIVFLTIIVFFGTTGNSLVIWMASFRIKPTVTNVWLVNLAVADLIFCLTRVTSLIKIIFYDHWPFGVFLCKFTGFFKYANMFCSVFLLAVISVDRALCVWCPVLTRERRTLCAARVVSVGVWIVAVIFSSPYYVYRQIFPHKNNLSQCSLKEKGAEAGDNSAKYVYYCIRFICGFLLPFLVILICYILAAVGIRRTRLSGKSRPLRILAVLVCAFFLCWAPYHFIGLVKLVNKDNKAVKEGWTMASHLAYFNSCINPVLYFCMGLDVRRRCNQSLSGIFHRALLEEGQSLSQQGTREESCNSIAKTADAECESKV